The following proteins are encoded in a genomic region of Sporichthyaceae bacterium:
- a CDS encoding S-methyl-5'-thioadenosine phosphorylase: protein MSELRTTAEIGVIGGSGLYQFLADAETVMVETPYGPPSDPLVVGEVAGRRVAFVPRHGADHRWPPQRIPYRANLWALRALGVGQVLAPCAVGSLRHDRPIGALVIPDQVVDRTWSRAATFYDGPPAGVVHVAFADPYCPVGREVATKAALAAGWDPFPDGTLVVIEGPRFSSRAESQWYAASGASIIGMTGQPEAALARELALCYTPLALVTDLDAGIEAGTGVTMAEVFAMFSANVGRLRDLLFDVIAALPTERVCPCPATLDGVRTGMTLP from the coding sequence ATGAGTGAACTGCGCACCACCGCCGAGATCGGCGTCATCGGCGGCTCGGGCCTGTACCAGTTCCTCGCCGACGCCGAGACCGTGATGGTCGAGACCCCGTACGGTCCGCCGTCCGATCCCCTCGTGGTCGGCGAGGTCGCCGGCCGCCGGGTGGCGTTCGTGCCCCGGCACGGGGCCGACCATCGCTGGCCCCCGCAGCGCATCCCGTACCGCGCCAACCTCTGGGCGTTGCGTGCGCTGGGGGTGGGCCAGGTCCTGGCGCCGTGCGCGGTCGGCTCACTGCGGCACGACCGGCCCATCGGCGCGCTCGTGATCCCCGACCAGGTCGTCGACCGTACCTGGAGCCGGGCCGCCACGTTCTACGACGGCCCGCCCGCCGGGGTCGTCCACGTCGCGTTCGCCGATCCGTACTGCCCGGTCGGGCGCGAGGTGGCCACCAAGGCCGCGCTGGCCGCGGGGTGGGACCCGTTCCCCGACGGCACGCTGGTGGTGATCGAGGGCCCGCGGTTCTCCAGCCGGGCCGAGTCGCAGTGGTACGCCGCCTCCGGGGCGTCGATCATCGGGATGACCGGGCAGCCGGAAGCGGCGCTGGCCCGGGAGCTCGCCCTCTGCTACACCCCGTTGGCGTTGGTCACCGACCTGGACGCGGGCATCGAGGCCGGCACCGGGGTGACGATGGCCGAGGTGTTCGCCATGTTCTCGGCGAACGTGGGGCGCCTGCGCGACCTGCTGTTCGACGTGATCGCGGCGTTGCCCACCGAGCGGGTCTGCCCGTGCCCGGCCACACTCGACGGAGTGCGCACCGGGATGACCCTGCCGTGA